A window from Drosophila willistoni isolate 14030-0811.24 chromosome XR unlocalized genomic scaffold, UCI_dwil_1.1 Seg143, whole genome shotgun sequence encodes these proteins:
- the LOC6645333 gene encoding neurexin-4 isoform X1, with protein MRLKSYTKAASAAATTATTTIYLIFLLSSNSVGNVQADAFSDYFSDYECNQQLMERAALTATSSLNDRGPEKARLNAGTSWSAKNSDFDQRLIIDLGLVRNVTHIALQGRPHSNEYVTEYTISYGITDLEFADYKEPGGNIKMFKGNSDGNSIHYNVFEVPIIAQWVRINPTRWHDRISMRVELYGCDYISENLYFNGTGLVRYDLRREPITSTRESIRFRFKTAFANGVLMYSRGTQGDYYALQLKDNKMILNLDLGSNVMTSLSVGSLLDDNVWHDVVISRNRRDIIFSVDRVIVRGKIKGEFSRLNLNRELYLGGVPNVQEGLIVQQNFSGCMENLYLNSTNFIRNMKDSYELGEAYLYQKVNTIYACPSPPIYPVTFTTRGSYVRLKGYENSQRLNVSFYFRTYEESGVMLHHDFYSGGYIKVFLEFGKVKIDLKPKDKPRIILDNYDEQFNDGKWHSFVISIERNRLILNIDQRPMTTTKNLQIATGRLYYIAGGKEKNGFVGCMRLISVDGNYKLPQDWVQGEEVCCGDDVVVDACQMIDRCNPNPCQHKGICHQNSREFFCDCAQTGYAGAVCHTSNNPLSCQALKNVQHVQQRVNLQIDVDGSGPLEPFPVTCEFYSDGRVITTLSHSQEHTTTVDGFQEPGSFEQSIMYDANQLQIEALLNRSHSCWQRLSYSCRSSRLFNSPSEVGNFRPFSWWISRNNQPMDYWAGALPGSRKCECGILGKCHDPTKWCNCDSNSLEWTEDGGDIREKEHLPVRAVKFGDTGTPLDEKQGRYTLGPLRCEGDDLFSNVVTFRIADASINLPPFDMGHSGDIYLEFRTTQENSVIFHATGPSDYIKLSLINGNKLQFQYQAGSGPLGVNVGTSYHLNDNNWHTVSVERNRKEARLVVDGSIKAEVREPPGPVRALHLTSDLVIGATTEYRDGYVGCIRALLLNGKMVDLKQYSMRGLYGISTGCVGRCESSPCLNNGTCIERYDGYSCDCRWSAFKGPICADEIGVNLRSSSIIRYEFEGSFRSTIAENIRVGFTTTIPKGFLLGFSSNLTGEYLTIQISNSGHLRCVFDFGFERQEIIFPKKHFGLGQYHDLHFMRKNSGSTVVLKVDNYEPVEYNFDIKASADAQFNNIQYMYIGKNESMTDGFIGCVSRVQFDDIYPLKLMFQQNPPSNVKSLGTQLTEDFCGVEPVTHPPIEIETRPPPLVDEEKLRKAYNEVDSVLLACLLVILFLLLILMFFLIGRYLHRHKGDYLTHEDQGADGADDPDDAVLHSTTGHQVRKRTEIFI; from the exons ATGAGGCTGAAAAGTTATACGAAGGCAGCCTCAGCAGCCGCAACAACAGCGACAACGACAATTTACCTCATCTTCCTGCTAAGCAGCAACAGCGTAGGAAATGTGCAAGCAG ATGCCTTCAGTGATTACTTCTCCGACTATGAATGCAACCAGCAGCTAATGGAGCGAGCCGCTTTAACAGCTACCTCATCGCTAAACGATCGTGGTCCGGAAAAGGCCCGTTTAAATG CTGGCACTTCATGGTCAGCGAAAAATTCGGATTTTGATCAACGTTTGATCATTGATTTGGGTCTGGTGAGAAATGTCACGCATATAGCCCTACAAGGACGTCCCCATAGTAATGAATATGTCACCGAATATACGATAAGCTATGGCATAACCGATTTAGAGTTTGCCGACTATAAAGAACCTGGTGGTAATATCAAG ATGTTCAAAGGCAATTCAGATGGCAATTCCATACACTACAATGTTTTCGAAGTGCCCATTATAGCACAATGGGTTCGCATTAATCCCACACGCTGGCATGATCGAATTTCGATGCGTGTTGAGCTCTATGGTTGTGATTATA TTTCGGAGAATTTGTATTTCAATGGCACTGGATTGGTACGCTATGATCTGCGACGTGAGCCAATTACCTCGACCCGGGAATCCATACGTTTTCGCTTCAAGACGGCATTCGCCAACGGCGTTTTAATGTACTCGCGAGGAACTCAGGGCGATTACTATGCCCTTCAATTGAAGGATAACAAAATGATATTGAATTTGGATTTGGGCTCAAACGTAATGACCTCCCTGTCTGTGGGTAGTCTGCTTGATGATAATGTTTGGCATGATGTGGTTATATCGCGTAATCGTCGTGACATAATCTTCTCTGTGGATCGTGTGATAGTACGTGGAAAGATAAAGGGTGAATTTAGTCGTCTGAATTTGAATCGGGAATTGTATTTGGGCGGCGTACCCAATGTCCAGGAGGGTCTTATTGTTCAGCAAAATTTCTCCGGTTGCATGGAAAATCTTTATTTGAATTCCACCAACTTTATTCGCAACATGAAGGATAGCTATGAATTGGGCGAGGCCTATCTGTATCAGAAGGTTAATACCATCTATGCCTGTCCCTCACCACCCATTTATCCAGTGACCTTTACCACACGTGGCTCCTATGTACGCCTTAAGGGATACGAGAACTCGCAACGATTGAATGTTTCCTTCTACTTCCGTACCTATGAGGAGAGTGGCGTGATGTTACATCATGATTTCTATAGTGGTGGCTATATCAAAGTTTTCCTCGAGTTTGGTAAAGTAAAGATTGATTTGAAACCAAAAGACAAGCCCAGAATCATATTGGATAACTATGATGAACAATTCAATGATGGCAAATGGCATTCGTTTGTGATATCGATTGAGAGAAATCGTCTGATCCTAAATATTGATCAGCGACCGATGACTACCACAAAGAATCTGCAAATAGCTACTGGGCGTCTCTACTATATAGCTGGTGGCAAAGAGAAAAACGGTTTTGTCGGCTGCATGCGTTTAATTTCCGTCGATGGCAATTATAAGCTACCCCAGGATTGGGTCCAAGGCGAAGAGGTGTGTTGTGGCGATGATGTCGTCGTCGATGCCTGCCAAATGATTGATCGTTGCAATCCAAATCCCTGCCAGCACAAGGGTATTTGCCATCAGAACTCAAGGGAATTCTTCTGCGACTGCGCTCAAACTGGCTATGCAGGAGCTGTTTGTCACACTT CCAACAATCCGCTATCCTGTCAAGCTCTTAAGAATGTCCAGCATGTACAGCAGCGTGTCAATCTTCAGATTGACGTTGATGGCAGTGGTCCATTGGAACCATTCCCTGTAACTTGTGAATTTTATT CGGACGGCCGTGTGATAACAACCTTGAGTCATAGCCAGGAGCATACCACCACTGTGGATGGCTTCCAGGAGCCTGGATCATTCGAGCAATCAATTATGTACGATGCCAATCAATTGCAAATCGAAGCATTACTCAATCGATCTCATAGCTGCTGGCAGCGCTTAAGCTATTCCTGTCGTTCCTCAAGACTATTCAATTCGCCTT CCGAGGTTGGCAATTTCCGTCCGTTTTCGTGGTGGATATCACGAAATAATCAGCCCATGGACTATTGGGCAGGTGCCTTGCCTGGCTCGAGGAAATGTGAATGTGGTATTCTCGGCAAATGTCATGATCCAACCAAATGGTGTAATTGTGATTCCAATTCCTTGGAATGGACAGAGGATGGCGGTGATATCAGAGAGAAGGAACATTTACCTGTGCGTGCAGTGAAATTTGGCGACACTGGCACTCCATTGGATGAGAAACAGGGTAGATATACCCTGGGCCCATTGCGCTGTGAGGGCGACGATCTATTTAGCAATGTGGTGACATTCCGGATAGCCGATGCTTCGATAAACTTACCTCCATTTGATATGGGTCATTCGGGTGATATTTATTTGGAATTCCGTACTACCCAAGAGAATTCAGTGATCTTCCATGCCACCGGACCATCCGATTACATCAAATTAAGTCTCATCAATGGCAATAAATTGCAATTCCAATATCAGGCCGGAAGCGGTCCACTTggagtcaatgtgggcaccaGCTATCATTTGAATGATAATAATTGGCATACAGTCAGTGTGGAGAGGAATCGCAAAGAGGCTCGCTTGGTGGTCGATGGTTCGATCAAGGCCGAAGTGCGTGAGCCACCAGGTCCGGTGCGAGCTCTTCACTTGACCTCCGATTTGGTTATAGGAGCTACCACTGAATACCGTGATGGTTATGTTGGATGCATTCGTGCTTTGTTATTAAATGGTAAAATGGTCGACCTTAAGCAATATTCCATGCGTGGCCTCTATGGCATCAGCACAGGCTGTGTGGGTCGCTGTGAGTCCAGCCCGTGTCTTAATAATGGCACTTGCATTGAACGTTATGATGGCTATAGTTGCGATTGCCGTTGGAGCGCCTTCAAAGGACCCATTTGTGCAGATG AAATTGGCGTTAACTTGCGCTCCAGTTCGATTATACGTTATGAATTTGAAGGCTCTTTCCGTTCCACTATTGCCGAAAATATACGCGTTGGCTTTACCACAACCATTCCAAAGGGTTTCCTATTAGGTTTCTCATCAAATCTCACTGGCGAATATCTAACCATACAGATTTCCAATTCGG GACACTTGCGTTGCGTATTCGACTTTGGTTTCGAACGTCAGGAGATAATATTTCCGAAAAAGCATTTTGGTCTAGGTCAATATCATGATCTTCATTTTATGCGAAAGAACAGCGGCTCGACAGTGGTCCTTAAAGTGGATAATTATGAGCCAGTTGAATATAATTTCGATATTAAAGCCTCGGCAGATGCTCAATTCAATAatattcaatatatgtatattggtaAAAACGAATCAATGACCGATGGTTTTATTGGTTGTGTGTCGAGAGTGCAATTTGATGATATATATCCATTGAAACTGATGTTCCAACAGAATCCACCGAGTAATGTGAAATCTTTGGGCA cCCAACTAACTGAAGACTTTTGTGGCGTCGAGCCAGTAACTCATCCACCCATTGAAATCGAGACAAGGCCACCGCCTCTGGTCGATGAGGAGAAACTGCGCAAGGCCTACAATGAAGTGGATTCTGTATTATTGGCAT gCCTTTTGGTTATACTATTCCTCTTGCTTATTTTAATGTTCTTCCTGATTGGCCGCTACTTGCATAGGCATAAAGGTGACTATTTAACGCACGAGGATCAGGGAGCCGATGGTGCCGATGATCCCGATGATGCTGTACTCCATTCCACCACTGGCCATCAAGTCAGAAAGCGGACAgagattttcatttaa
- the LOC6645333 gene encoding neurexin-4 isoform X2, whose translation MRLKSYTKAASAAATTATTTIYLIFLLSSNSVGNVQADAFSDYFSDYECNQQLMERAALTATSSLNDRGPEKARLNGNAAWTPVENTYNHFLTLDLGEPRMVRKIATMGRMHTDEFVTEYIVQYSDDGEFWRSYVNPTSEPQMFKGNSDGNSIHYNVFEVPIIAQWVRINPTRWHDRISMRVELYGCDYISENLYFNGTGLVRYDLRREPITSTRESIRFRFKTAFANGVLMYSRGTQGDYYALQLKDNKMILNLDLGSNVMTSLSVGSLLDDNVWHDVVISRNRRDIIFSVDRVIVRGKIKGEFSRLNLNRELYLGGVPNVQEGLIVQQNFSGCMENLYLNSTNFIRNMKDSYELGEAYLYQKVNTIYACPSPPIYPVTFTTRGSYVRLKGYENSQRLNVSFYFRTYEESGVMLHHDFYSGGYIKVFLEFGKVKIDLKPKDKPRIILDNYDEQFNDGKWHSFVISIERNRLILNIDQRPMTTTKNLQIATGRLYYIAGGKEKNGFVGCMRLISVDGNYKLPQDWVQGEEVCCGDDVVVDACQMIDRCNPNPCQHKGICHQNSREFFCDCAQTGYAGAVCHTSNNPLSCQALKNVQHVQQRVNLQIDVDGSGPLEPFPVTCEFYSDGRVITTLSHSQEHTTTVDGFQEPGSFEQSIMYDANQLQIEALLNRSHSCWQRLSYSCRSSRLFNSPSEVGNFRPFSWWISRNNQPMDYWAGALPGSRKCECGILGKCHDPTKWCNCDSNSLEWTEDGGDIREKEHLPVRAVKFGDTGTPLDEKQGRYTLGPLRCEGDDLFSNVVTFRIADASINLPPFDMGHSGDIYLEFRTTQENSVIFHATGPSDYIKLSLINGNKLQFQYQAGSGPLGVNVGTSYHLNDNNWHTVSVERNRKEARLVVDGSIKAEVREPPGPVRALHLTSDLVIGATTEYRDGYVGCIRALLLNGKMVDLKQYSMRGLYGISTGCVGRCESSPCLNNGTCIERYDGYSCDCRWSAFKGPICADEIGVNLRSSSIIRYEFEGSFRSTIAENIRVGFTTTIPKGFLLGFSSNLTGEYLTIQISNSGHLRCVFDFGFERQEIIFPKKHFGLGQYHDLHFMRKNSGSTVVLKVDNYEPVEYNFDIKASADAQFNNIQYMYIGKNESMTDGFIGCVSRVQFDDIYPLKLMFQQNPPSNVKSLGTQLTEDFCGVEPVTHPPIEIETRPPPLVDEEKLRKAYNEVDSVLLACLLVILFLLLILMFFLIGRYLHRHKGDYLTHEDQGADGADDPDDAVLHSTTGHQVRKRTEIFI comes from the exons ATGAGGCTGAAAAGTTATACGAAGGCAGCCTCAGCAGCCGCAACAACAGCGACAACGACAATTTACCTCATCTTCCTGCTAAGCAGCAACAGCGTAGGAAATGTGCAAGCAG ATGCCTTCAGTGATTACTTCTCCGACTATGAATGCAACCAGCAGCTAATGGAGCGAGCCGCTTTAACAGCTACCTCATCGCTAAACGATCGTGGTCCGGAAAAGGCCCGTTTAAATG GAAATGCTGCTTGGACACCAGTTGAGAATACCTATAATCATTTTCTAACACTCGATTTGGGTGAGCCGCGTATGGTTCGCAAGATCGCGACTATGGGACGCATGCACACTGATGAATTTGTTACGGAATATATTGTACAATATTCCGATGATGGTGAATTTTGGCGTTCGTACGTTAATCCTACTAGCGAACCGCAg ATGTTCAAAGGCAATTCAGATGGCAATTCCATACACTACAATGTTTTCGAAGTGCCCATTATAGCACAATGGGTTCGCATTAATCCCACACGCTGGCATGATCGAATTTCGATGCGTGTTGAGCTCTATGGTTGTGATTATA TTTCGGAGAATTTGTATTTCAATGGCACTGGATTGGTACGCTATGATCTGCGACGTGAGCCAATTACCTCGACCCGGGAATCCATACGTTTTCGCTTCAAGACGGCATTCGCCAACGGCGTTTTAATGTACTCGCGAGGAACTCAGGGCGATTACTATGCCCTTCAATTGAAGGATAACAAAATGATATTGAATTTGGATTTGGGCTCAAACGTAATGACCTCCCTGTCTGTGGGTAGTCTGCTTGATGATAATGTTTGGCATGATGTGGTTATATCGCGTAATCGTCGTGACATAATCTTCTCTGTGGATCGTGTGATAGTACGTGGAAAGATAAAGGGTGAATTTAGTCGTCTGAATTTGAATCGGGAATTGTATTTGGGCGGCGTACCCAATGTCCAGGAGGGTCTTATTGTTCAGCAAAATTTCTCCGGTTGCATGGAAAATCTTTATTTGAATTCCACCAACTTTATTCGCAACATGAAGGATAGCTATGAATTGGGCGAGGCCTATCTGTATCAGAAGGTTAATACCATCTATGCCTGTCCCTCACCACCCATTTATCCAGTGACCTTTACCACACGTGGCTCCTATGTACGCCTTAAGGGATACGAGAACTCGCAACGATTGAATGTTTCCTTCTACTTCCGTACCTATGAGGAGAGTGGCGTGATGTTACATCATGATTTCTATAGTGGTGGCTATATCAAAGTTTTCCTCGAGTTTGGTAAAGTAAAGATTGATTTGAAACCAAAAGACAAGCCCAGAATCATATTGGATAACTATGATGAACAATTCAATGATGGCAAATGGCATTCGTTTGTGATATCGATTGAGAGAAATCGTCTGATCCTAAATATTGATCAGCGACCGATGACTACCACAAAGAATCTGCAAATAGCTACTGGGCGTCTCTACTATATAGCTGGTGGCAAAGAGAAAAACGGTTTTGTCGGCTGCATGCGTTTAATTTCCGTCGATGGCAATTATAAGCTACCCCAGGATTGGGTCCAAGGCGAAGAGGTGTGTTGTGGCGATGATGTCGTCGTCGATGCCTGCCAAATGATTGATCGTTGCAATCCAAATCCCTGCCAGCACAAGGGTATTTGCCATCAGAACTCAAGGGAATTCTTCTGCGACTGCGCTCAAACTGGCTATGCAGGAGCTGTTTGTCACACTT CCAACAATCCGCTATCCTGTCAAGCTCTTAAGAATGTCCAGCATGTACAGCAGCGTGTCAATCTTCAGATTGACGTTGATGGCAGTGGTCCATTGGAACCATTCCCTGTAACTTGTGAATTTTATT CGGACGGCCGTGTGATAACAACCTTGAGTCATAGCCAGGAGCATACCACCACTGTGGATGGCTTCCAGGAGCCTGGATCATTCGAGCAATCAATTATGTACGATGCCAATCAATTGCAAATCGAAGCATTACTCAATCGATCTCATAGCTGCTGGCAGCGCTTAAGCTATTCCTGTCGTTCCTCAAGACTATTCAATTCGCCTT CCGAGGTTGGCAATTTCCGTCCGTTTTCGTGGTGGATATCACGAAATAATCAGCCCATGGACTATTGGGCAGGTGCCTTGCCTGGCTCGAGGAAATGTGAATGTGGTATTCTCGGCAAATGTCATGATCCAACCAAATGGTGTAATTGTGATTCCAATTCCTTGGAATGGACAGAGGATGGCGGTGATATCAGAGAGAAGGAACATTTACCTGTGCGTGCAGTGAAATTTGGCGACACTGGCACTCCATTGGATGAGAAACAGGGTAGATATACCCTGGGCCCATTGCGCTGTGAGGGCGACGATCTATTTAGCAATGTGGTGACATTCCGGATAGCCGATGCTTCGATAAACTTACCTCCATTTGATATGGGTCATTCGGGTGATATTTATTTGGAATTCCGTACTACCCAAGAGAATTCAGTGATCTTCCATGCCACCGGACCATCCGATTACATCAAATTAAGTCTCATCAATGGCAATAAATTGCAATTCCAATATCAGGCCGGAAGCGGTCCACTTggagtcaatgtgggcaccaGCTATCATTTGAATGATAATAATTGGCATACAGTCAGTGTGGAGAGGAATCGCAAAGAGGCTCGCTTGGTGGTCGATGGTTCGATCAAGGCCGAAGTGCGTGAGCCACCAGGTCCGGTGCGAGCTCTTCACTTGACCTCCGATTTGGTTATAGGAGCTACCACTGAATACCGTGATGGTTATGTTGGATGCATTCGTGCTTTGTTATTAAATGGTAAAATGGTCGACCTTAAGCAATATTCCATGCGTGGCCTCTATGGCATCAGCACAGGCTGTGTGGGTCGCTGTGAGTCCAGCCCGTGTCTTAATAATGGCACTTGCATTGAACGTTATGATGGCTATAGTTGCGATTGCCGTTGGAGCGCCTTCAAAGGACCCATTTGTGCAGATG AAATTGGCGTTAACTTGCGCTCCAGTTCGATTATACGTTATGAATTTGAAGGCTCTTTCCGTTCCACTATTGCCGAAAATATACGCGTTGGCTTTACCACAACCATTCCAAAGGGTTTCCTATTAGGTTTCTCATCAAATCTCACTGGCGAATATCTAACCATACAGATTTCCAATTCGG GACACTTGCGTTGCGTATTCGACTTTGGTTTCGAACGTCAGGAGATAATATTTCCGAAAAAGCATTTTGGTCTAGGTCAATATCATGATCTTCATTTTATGCGAAAGAACAGCGGCTCGACAGTGGTCCTTAAAGTGGATAATTATGAGCCAGTTGAATATAATTTCGATATTAAAGCCTCGGCAGATGCTCAATTCAATAatattcaatatatgtatattggtaAAAACGAATCAATGACCGATGGTTTTATTGGTTGTGTGTCGAGAGTGCAATTTGATGATATATATCCATTGAAACTGATGTTCCAACAGAATCCACCGAGTAATGTGAAATCTTTGGGCA cCCAACTAACTGAAGACTTTTGTGGCGTCGAGCCAGTAACTCATCCACCCATTGAAATCGAGACAAGGCCACCGCCTCTGGTCGATGAGGAGAAACTGCGCAAGGCCTACAATGAAGTGGATTCTGTATTATTGGCAT gCCTTTTGGTTATACTATTCCTCTTGCTTATTTTAATGTTCTTCCTGATTGGCCGCTACTTGCATAGGCATAAAGGTGACTATTTAACGCACGAGGATCAGGGAGCCGATGGTGCCGATGATCCCGATGATGCTGTACTCCATTCCACCACTGGCCATCAAGTCAGAAAGCGGACAgagattttcatttaa
- the LOC26529690 gene encoding L-aminoadipate-semialdehyde dehydrogenase-phosphopantetheinyl transferase, translated as MNKHICTRWAFDLGKWTPTLAQLSKAVAVIQIEERQRLMKFHFIDDFLSSLIGRLLMRKYVSGCSHEDYQQVQFKRDARGKPYWLPKCNKGDGDDEGEGEGGVTTQNEGWKQKKSKSMLSFNVSHQGKLVVLAGIARSDPTCLGEEGGDEFGIGVDVMKISYDGGRPLKDFFRLMKSKFSTQEWSFIGAQSSDRGQLKAFMRHWCLKEAYVKELGVGITIDLEKISFNVDASHTLEESSSPLQGTILHCDDTLMTNWRFEEHLLDEDYCAAIAFRNCLPVDQEKFTWLHFNDLIPPDGRGDAIGSVNGDILEYCKQALLKPYKKS; from the coding sequence ATGAACAAACACATTTGCACACGCTGGGCCTTCGATTTAGGCAAATGGACACCAACATTGGCCCAATTGTCCAAGGCGGTGGCCGTCATACAAATCGAAGAGCGACAACGCCtaatgaaatttcatttcattgatGATTTTCTATCCTCGCTAATTGGCCGTCTGTTAATGCGGAAATATGTGAGCGGCTGCAGTCACGAGGACTATCAGCAAGTGCAATTTAAGCGTGACGCCCGGGGGAAACCCTACTGGTTGCCAAAATGCAACAAGGGCGATGGCGATGACGAGGGCGAGGGCGAGGGCGGCGTGACAACTCAAAATGAGGGGTGGAAGCAGAAGAAGTCAAAGTCAATGCTGAGTTTCAATGTTTCACACCAGGGCAAACTGGTGGTGTTAGCTGGCATTGCCCGGAGTGATCCCACCTGCCTCGGTGAGGAGGGCGGCGATGAGTTTGGCATCGGCGTGGATGTTATGAAAATATCCTATGATGGTGGCCGACCTCTTAAAGATTTCTTTCGCCTCATGAAGAGTAAATTTTCGACTCAAGAATGGTCCTTCATAGGAGCACAATCCTCGGATAGAGGTCAACTCAAAGCATTTATGCGTCATTGGTGCCTAAAGGAGGCCTATGTCAAGGAACTGGGCGTTGGCATAACCATTGATTTAGAGAAGATCAGTTTTAATGTTGATGCTTCCCACACCTTGGAGGAGTCCTCATCGCCTTTACAAGGCACTATCCTACACTGTGATGATACCCTAATGACTAATTGGCGTTTCGAGGAACATTTACTCGATGAGGATTATTGTGCTGCCATTGCATTTCGAAATTGTCTACCCGTAGATCAAGAAAAGTTTACTTGGCTTCATTTTAATGATCTTATACCTCCAGACGGCAGAGGGGACGCGATAGGATCAGTGAATGGGGACATATTAGAATATTGCAAGCAAGCCTTACTTAAGCCAtacaaaaaatcataa